The following nucleotide sequence is from Lysobacter panacisoli.
ACCTGTACTGCCACGAGTACGGGCGCACGCGTCCGCTTAGTCTGCACCTGATGGGCGAGGCCGGCATGGGGAAATCGCGCATCCTTAAGCACTATCACGCCTTGCACCAGGGACGGCTGCGCGACCCGTCCGGCTTTCATCCCCTCCATGTGATTCTCGTGGAAGCGCCTGACGACGGAGACTGCCGGCGCTTGTGCGAAGGCTTGATCCGCGAGTGCCTGCCTAGCTTCGAACCAGGTCGACGGTTCCGCCACGTCGAGATGTGTGTCGAGGTGCTGATTCGTTCCGGTGTGCGCCAGGTTCTGATCGACGAGGCCGGGAACCTGCTGCATGCCGGACGTGTTCGCCAACAGCAAACGCTGGCCGTTCTCAAACGGCTTACCAACTGTGGCCTGACGTTGTGCATTGCCACTACCGAGAATATGCGCAATGTGCTCGCCGCGGACGAGCAACTGCATTCGCGCTTTCGCCCACTGCTCTTGCCGCGTTTTCAGGAGTCGGAGGAGTTCCGTGTGCTGCTGGCCGGCATTGACGCGCAGCAGCTAGGACCGTCGCACTTGGACAGCCAGCGCTTTGTGCGCTGGTTTCTCGCCAATGGCTATTGCACGACAGGCGCCATCGAGAAACTGATCTACAACGCAAGCCTGCGGGCGACGGGGCAGGGCAACACGGCATTGACGTTGGAACTGCTGCAGGAGGCCATGGCCGATCCGCTGCCGCCAGCGACACGTGGAGAAAGACGATGAATTTCGCCACGCTTCCACGCTGGGCAATGCCGGAGCCCGGTGAATCGCGGGCGTCATGGCTGGCGGCCACTGGGCGCCTGCAGCCGATGGGCCTCTCCGAATGGGAAGGCTGGATACGAGCGTCACCTGACGAGCCTGAACGCCCGCAGGCCGGTACTTGCTGGGAGCACCTGCCGAGTGTGCTGGGCGACCTCGGCGCGGTCGCGCCGACCTGGCGCCTGCACCCCGGCCAGCGCTCGGTGTACTGCGCACGCTGTTACGTCGACGACGGGCCGCAGCGGCGCTGGGTGATCCGGACCGAGTGGCTGGATGCGCGCCGGCTGACGTGCCGTTTGCATGCGCTGCCACTCTCGCCGACGCTCCCGGCGCTAGGCGAGGAGCCGGGCTGGACCCGCTGCATGACGCAACCTGAGCTGAGGGGCCTGGCCAACTGGTTGCACGGTTGGTGCCGTTGGGACGGCCGCGTGCCCGACTGGCAGCGGGAGTCGCTGTGGTGTCGCGACCTCGTGCGGTTGGCGGTGCGCAACTGGAGCCCCTTCAACGATCACCCGCCAGCAGTATTGGCGGCGTGGGAGCTGTACCTGTGGGGCTGGCAGTATCAGACGCGATCGCCGGTGTTCCGGCCTGGCGAACCGGGCCGGCTAGGGAGCCTGTCGGCGGCGGAGCGGGTGGGAGCGCTGCTAGTCATGCACCGCTGCTGGGCGGCGCTGCGTGGCATCGAGGCCGACACCCCGCTGCCGCGTTTACCTGCGGCCGCCTGGGAGTGGTTCCTGCGCCGCTGGTGGCCACGCTTGCGCGCCGCCGATCGCGCGCGGGTGGCGCAGGTGGCGGCGCAGTGCACCGACTCCGCGCGGCGTCCGTTGCCCAGGCGCGCCGCCGACTCGAGCTAGCTCTTCGAACAAGGCGAAGGGCGTCAGTATCGCGATCGACGAGCCGCGCCGCGGGACTAGTGGGCGGTTCGCCGGCGTGCTGCCGACGGCGAGTGGTGCAACGCCTATGAGCAGGGATGATGCGGAAGATCAGAGTGGGGATAAGGCCAGGTTATCGGGGTAGGGCGGCCGACTCGCGGTACCCATTGCCCTCACTTCTCTGCCTGATCCCTTGCGTCGAGGTCTGCGGCATTGGGAATCGGTGTGGTAGGAATCGAAAAGGCGAAGGTTGCGCCCGGCCCGTCGTTGGCGCTCGCCCAGAGCTTGCCCCCGTGGCGGTCCACGATCGTCTTGCTTACCGACAGCCCCATGCCCATGCCGTGCGGCTTGGTCGTGAAGAATGCTTCGAAGATCCTGTCTAGGTCTTCAGCTGCCACGCCGGAACCCGTGTCGCGTACTGTGAATTGCACGATGCCGGGCTCTGCTCCAGACGATTCGACGGTGATCGTGCGTGAGCCCTTGCTGGTGCTCGAAAGGGCGTCCGCAGCGTTCAGCAAGAGGTTGAGGATGACCTGCTGCAGCTGGATGCGGTCGCCCATGAGCGGCGGCACGCGCTCGTCGAAGCTGGACTTCAACGCAATACCGCGCCGTTGCATGTCGTGGGCGCAGATTGACAGGACTTCCTGCGCGGCTTCGTTGAAGTTGAACAGCTCGGAAGCGAAGTCCTGTTTCCGGTAAAGCCCGCGAAGACGCTTGATGACCTCGGAAGCCCGGTTCGCGTCGCGGATACTGCGCTGGGCCGTTCGGGTCGCACCCTCGATGTCCGGTTCATCGGCCGCCAGCATGCGCAGGCATGTGCTGGCGTTGGCCAGGATCCCGGAGAGAGGTTGGTTGACCTCGTGCGCGATCGAGGCAGTCAGTTCGCCAAGGGTCATTACCCGAGTCGCATGGGTCAGCTCGGAACGTAGTTTCTCGACCGCGTCCTCTGCTCGGCGGCGGCGCGTGATGTCTTGCGAAACGCCAATGCACTCCCGACGTCCGTCGTCGTAGTTGAACAGCACCGTGGATTGGCTCAGATACTTGATCCGGCCGTCCGGCATGATGATCCGCTCGATGTTCTCGACGCTCTCCTCACCCCTGAAGATGCGTGCGATCTTTTCCTCGACGATGGCGCGATCGTCGGGGTGGACGATAGGCAGGAGCGCCGGTGGGCCGAGATCCGTAGTGGGTTCCACTTCCCAGATCCGAAACATCTGCTCGGACCAGACGAGCTTGTTGTTGACAAGGTCCCACGAAAAGGAGCCCGTTTCGCTGATTCGTTCGGCGGTGCGCAGGAGATACTCGCGTCGCCTGAGTTCGTCCTCGGCCCGAGATCGTTCGATGGCGATGCTCGCGATGTGGACAGCGCGTTGGATGATGTCCTGCTCATGCGCTTGCATCGCAGTAGAGCGGCGATGGTAGATGCACAGCGTCCCCAGGATGCCGCCCGCCCTTGAACGGATCGGCGTGCTCCACACGGCTCGCAAGCCGTGTTCAAGCAGCTGCGTGCGGTGCGGTGACTCCAACCAGCGTGGGTCGGTTTCCAGGTCGTCTACGATCACCTGGACGCTGTCGGCCACAGCCAATGCGCAGGGTGCCAATCCGACTTCGACCGCCTGCCCGGTAATCAGGTCCTCAAGCGAGGAGGGGCGCGATGGAGATACGCTGAACTCGAAAACCGTGCCTGTCCCTTCTAGCAGGTGCGCCTCGCATACACAGCCGGGTAGGACGCTTTCGGTCACGCTGCACAGCGTTGCGAGTATGTCGTGCAGGAATCTGCCCGAAGCGATCAGCTCAAGCAGTTGTCTTTCGCCCGCCAGCATCAGAGTGGCGCGCTTCTGTTCGTCGATATCGACGTTCGCGCCGTACCACTTAACGACCTCACCCCTATCATTGCGCAACGGATGGGCGCGGAAGCTGAACCAGCGATACGCACCATCGTGTCTTCGCACACGTGCCTGCGCCTCGCCCCCTGTCCCGCTTGCGCCCAGTTGCTGCCAGGTCGCGATGATCGCAGCCAGATCGTCGGGGTGGATCACGCGCGTCCATTGCCAGTCGCGTAACTCCTCCTCCGGAAGCCCGACGTAGTCCAGGTAATGCCTGTTAAAGAAGTCCGCACCGCCGTCCGCTCGCGCCGACCAGGCCAGCGTGGGGATCGTGTCGATGGTCAACCTCAGATTGCGTTCGCTTTCCAGCAGTGCTTCTTCAGCCAGAGTGCGGTCGTGGACGTCGTTGACCACGCCGTGCCAGGCGATGATCGCTCCCTGTGCGTCGCGAAGTGGGTGGGCCTGGTTGTCGCACCAGCGGTACTCGCCGCTGTTGTGCAGGAAGCGGACCTTGCGACGATAAGGCGTTTCCGCGGCCACCGCGCCCAGCCACGCCTCGACTGTCCCGTCACGGTCTTCGGGATGGGTCAGGTGCACCCATTCCGACGCCATGATCTTCTCGTCGGCACGTCCGAACCACTCCCGCATGCGCGCGTTGAGGTAATTGACAGAGCCGTCCGTGCCCGCCGAGAACACGTTCGCGGGGATGGTGTCGATCGTCTGGGCGAGGCGACGTTCGCTCGCCCGGAGTGCTTCCTCGGCGAGCTTGCGATCGTGGATGTCGACGCATGAGCCGTACCATTTGACGATCCTCCCCTCGCCGTCGCGCAGGGGGAGTGCCAACGTCAGGATCCAACGATACGTTTGGTCGGCGACATGGAAGTGGCGTACTTCGACGGAATAAGGTGCGCCGGTTGCGATGCAGCCGCGCCAGATTTCGGCAGTGGGCGCGCGATCGTCCGGATGGAGCAGGTTCACCCACTTATCGTTCATCACCGTCTCGGCGGTGAGGCCGCTATAGGCCAGCAGGCGTTCGTTGCAATAGTCGATGTCGCCTTCGGCCGTGGCGCTCCACAGCATCTGCGGGAACGTTTCGGCCTGATGGTGCAGATTCCTCTCGTTCGTGCGGATGGCCTGCTCAGCGCGCTTGCGATCGTCGATATCAAAGAGCAGTACGTACCAGGCGACGATCGTGCCCCTCGCATCGCGTAGCGGTTGACCGCGATTGTCGAACCAGCGGTACTCCCCGTCGAAGCGCCGCAACCGTTGCTCGATCACATACGGCATGCCAGACGCAATCGAGCCTCCGAATGCCTCGGCGACATGAGGCATGTCCTCGGGGTGGACCGTGCCGTTGGTGCCCCAGTCACGCAGCTCCTCGATTGTCTGTCCGCAGTACTCCTTGATCTTCGTGTTGACCTGTTCGACGCGGCCGTCGGGACCGAGGATCGCGACGAGCCCGGGTAGCCCTTCGATCAGCGACGCCGCGCCGAGCTGCATCGGCTGACGGCGCTCCTCGCTCCGCAGTTTGGTCTCTTGCAGGGCGCGCTGCGCCTGGTCGCGGGCAACGGAGAGAACCAGCAGCTCGGAATCGGATGGAAAATCGCGGCGCGCGGCGGCCGCTACGAGCATTCCAGAGCCGTGAGGAGGGTCGATGGAAAGGGTGGCTATCGACGTCGGGTGGCCGAAGAGGGTGGCAAGCGCGGTAGCGGGCCATTGATGCGGATCGGCGCCGAGTGATCGCCGCAGTTCCTCGTTGACCACCTTCGTGTCGGAGAGGCCGGCCCCGTGCGCGCCGGCCGCGTGGAGTTCGTCGTCGAGCATGACCAGCACGAAGTCGACACGGAGCAACGAGAGGAGCGCTTCGGCCACTGAGCTGCCGATCTCCGGTACCTGGCGCTCAGGCCATGAAGCCGAGCGTGCAAGCAGATCCAGCAGGTCGTCGAGGCAGCCGCGTAGCCCTGCTATCTCCAGGTCCCGCTTGTCGCGCCTGACGGTATCGCTCACAACGCACCGCCGGTACTGCGCTGCCGTACGGCGTAGAGATCGAGTTGCTCCAGCAGGGCATCAAGGAATGCAGGCACATTCCGTGCCGTTTTGGGAGGCCGGCGGTCGTACCGAATTGAATCCAACTGACTCATACAGTGACTCCCATCGCCCATCCGGCCAGAGACGTTGGCGCCCGTCAGGATGCATCCTGACGGCCTGACGCGGCACAAATATCACAGTATGGTTCCGCAGGACACGCGGTTTGCTTCTCCGGCTCATGCGCGGACGAATCCATACCTAGGTGCCATCGCGCTTCGCGTCCTCGGCTGATTACATGGCGATGACCGCGCTCCATTGACCCGGCGGCCTGCCGTTCGAACATTCGGATACGAAAGTTGGCGTGTCCGGACACATCACCGATACACGGGCGCCGCAGTCTGTTGGTCGCCATGAATCCCGCATCGACTGATGGAGCGCAGTGACATGACACAACGATGGTTGATCACCGGCAGTTCCCGTGGCATGGGGCGGGCCCTCGCGCAGGCCGTGCTGCAGCAGGGGCACCGCCTGGTGGCCACGGCGCGAGATCCGTCCCAGTTGCACGATCTGGTTGACCATGGCGACGCCGTGCGCGTGGTGGCGCTGGATGTCACCGATCCGGTTGCTGCCGAAGCGGCAATCCAGGCGGCCGTCGAGGCGTTCGGTGGTCTCGACGTACTCGTGAACAACGCCGGCTACGGGAACGTCAACTCCGTCGAGGACAGCTCACTCGAGGATTTCCGCCGTCAGATCGAAACGAATCTGTTTGGCACCATCATCATGACCAAGGCGGCGATCCCGCTGATGCGGCAACAACGCAGTGGCCACATCATCCAGTTTTCCTCCGTCGGCGGCCGCGTCGGCGCACCTGGGCGCGCACCGTACTCTGCCGCGAAGTGGGGTGTCGAAGGGTTCTCTGAAGTACTCGCGCAGGAGATGGCCCTCGTCGGCGTCCGCGTGACGATCATGGAGCCGGGCGGGTTCCGCACCGACTTCGCGGGCGCATCGACCTCGCTCGCGGAAGGTCGCCCGGAGTACGACGCCGTGGTCGGCAATGCTGCGCGCATGCAGCGCGAGTACGACGGTCGTCAGCCAGGCGATCCGGCACGAGCCGCGCGGGCCATCCTCGCCGTCGCCGCAATGGAATCACCTCCGTTGCGGCTTGCCCTAGGCAGCGATGCAGTGACCGCGATCGAACGCGTCGAGCATGCGCGCCTGGACGAACTTGCACGATGGCGAGAACTCAGCATTTCCACCGACTTCCCCCGCTGAACCACCACCCCACGAAAGGAGATCGACATGAAATACCTGCTTGCCGCACTGGCCCTGGGCGCCGCCTCGCTGGCAGCGTCGGCCGCTTCCGCACAAACCGCCAAGCCCACGGTCGTACTGGTGCACGGTGCGTTCGCCGAGGCCTCCAGCTGGGACGGCGTCATCCGCATCCTGCAGAAGGACGGCTATCCGGTCATCGCCGTCGCCAATCCACTGCGCGGTGTCGCGAGCGATGGCGCGTACGTGGGAGATGTCGTGACCAGCATCGGCAAGCCGGTGGTGCTGGTCGGCCACTCGTATGGCGGAAGCGTGATCACCGAGGCCGCTCGCGGCAAGGCCAACGTGAAAGCGCTGGTATACGTGGCTGCGTTCGCGCCCGATGCAGGTGAGACCGCGGCTGGGCTGTCGGGCAAGTTTCCGGGTAGCACGCTTGGTCCTGCCGTCGCGCCGCCAGTGAAGTTGGCGACGGGGGGCAACGACCTGTACATTCGGCAGGACAAATTCCACCAGCAGTTCGCGGCGGATGTGCCGAAGACGGACGCCGCGCTGATGGCCGCCACGCAGCGTCCCATCACCGAAGCCGCGCTCAACGAGAAGTCGGGCGAGCCCACGTGGACGGGCATTCCTTCGTGGTTCGTCTATGGCGACAAGGACCTCAACATCCCACCGAAAGCCCTGGCGTTCATGGCCGAGCGTGCGAAGTCGCGGAAGACCGAAGTGGTCGCGGGCGCATCGCACGTCGTCATGATCTCGCACCCTGACGTCGTTGCACGCCAGATTGAGCGCGCTGCGGAAGCGAAGTAACCCCCCTCACGCTTTGCTTCCCGCGTAGCCCCGGATCTTGTGTCCGGGGCTTTTTTTCCTGGCCGGTTCGCGAGAGAAGGATGCAGGCGGAGCGGCGGCGGGTACAACCCTCGTCACGGGGGGCCCCCTGGACGGACACGAACGCAGGTGCAGGGCAGCTCAATCCGTACGCGCTTCCGTGGGCTGCGCAACGTGCCTGCCCAGATCGAGTTCCACCTCAGACCGCGTCTGGAGCCCGGCCGCCAACAGCCTCGACATTCGCGCCTTCGTTTCCGGCCGGGCCACGGAGCGGAAGAACTCATCCAGGGCAGGGGGAAACAATGCGTCGTCGGGAAGCGAGGTTTCATCGACGAGTCGCTTCGCGGCAACCAGCGCTTCCTTCTCGAATCCTGCGATGCGCCGTGCGAACGCGTCGACGAACGCGTCAAGCTCGTCGTCGGGCAGCGCCCGGTTGACATAGCCGTAGCGCTCGGCGAGGTCACCGCGGAAATCGTCCGCGCCAAGAATCACCTCGAGCGCTCGTCCGCGCCCGGCGAGACCGGCGAGCCGGACCATCGGATTGCCGCCAGGCACCGCACCGACGCCTACTTCGAACTGGCCAAGGAACGCCTTCTCCGCGCTAGCGAACCGCATGTCGCAAGCGAGCACGAACTCGCTTCCCGCGCCGCGGGCGCGGCCGCGTATCGCAGCAATCGTGACGACCGGTACGCGGCTGATACGCACCAGCACGTCGAGCCATGGGTGCATGCCGGTCGGGCCCAGCGGCATCGCGGCCGTGCGCGCCTTGTCGATGAGCACGTCGTAGTGGGCCATGAAGAAGTCGGGATCCGCGCTCGCGAATACGACCACCTTGACCGAAGGATCCTGCTCCAGCGACGAGATGAGGTCGGACAGCTGCGTGATGGTGTCCAGGTCGATCAGGTTGATCGGCGGGTTGGAGAACTCCGCACGCCAGTAGCCCGGTGCAGGTTGCGTGACACGAATCTGCTCGCGCATGGGACGCCTCGCTTCGCCGACGTGGAGCGGCGGATGCAGGCAGGTTAAGGAGCCAGGCGCGCTCGACGGAAGAGCACGAAGGTATCGGTTCGCACGCATGAATGCGGCGCATTGCACGAAGGTATCGGTCGACACCTTGGTGCAATCGACGATCGCGCGCCTCACTGTTGAGATGGCTCGTACACACCGTACACGGGAAACCGGGTCATGAAGAATCGTGCAAGAGCGCATGCGGTCGCCGTGGTTGCGTTGATGTTCGCCATGGACGCGCTCGCGCAGCCCGCGCGATCGCTGGTCGTGCCGTACGAGAACGAACCGCCGCCGAAGCTCACCATCGACCCGCCGCTTCCCGGCCCGCTTGCGAAGGGCGTCGCGTTCATTCCGTATCGCGTGGAGAACCTTCGCATCCTCCCCGTGGGTGGCGAGCCCGCACGCCGGTTGTCGCCGCGCGTCGGGCATCTCCACATCACGCTCGACGATCTCCCGTGGCAATGGGCCGATTACGGCGGCAGCAGCACGATCATCCTGGTCAACCTACCCAAAGGCCGGCACAAGGTCCTGATCGAAGCGGTGGACCCGGAAGGCGGACTGCTCACGTCGCAAAGCATCACCTTCGACGCTCCCGGCAAGTAGCCGAACTCATTAGAGGATCAGCCATGAAACGCACGACGAGGATTTCCATCGCAGTGGCCACGGCCGTGCTCGCGATCGTGGGCGGCGCGGCTTTCTCCGCACAGGACAAGTACACGCTGAAGTCGCCTGGCGGGATCGCCTTCGCCGATTTCAAGGGGTACGAGGACTGGGCCGTCGTCTCTTCTGCCCGTACCGACGAAGTGCTGAAGGTGATTGTCGCCAACCCGACCATGATCAAGGCTTACAAGGCCGGCGTGCCGAAGAACGGTCAGCATTTTCCAGAAGGCTCGAGAATCGTGAAGCTTCAGTGGAAGCCGAAGAAGAGCACCGACGCTCCGTTCGTCGTGGACGTGCCGGATGTCTTCACCCAGGCGTTCGTGATGGAGAAGGACAGCAAGCGCTTCCCGAAGACCGGTGGCTGGGGATACGCGCTGTTCAACTACGACGCGCCGTCGGACACGTTCGTCGCCGATCCGGCCCCGGCCGATTGCGGCCAGGCCTGTCACGTGAAGGTGAAGACGAAGGACTACATCTTCCACCCCTACCAGAAGCGTTGAGGAGCATCGCCATGTTCACCGTTCGCGTGTTGCCGCTTGTGCTGGTTTCGATGCTCGCCGCGTGCGGGCGCCAGGAATCCGTCCCGCCTGCCGTCCAGTCCGTTTCTGCATCCCAGACACCGGCGACGGAGGCGTCCGAGCCCGGCACGCCTGCCGTCGTTCCTTACGCCAACATGCCGAAGATCGCCCCCATCGGCGTGCGCATCGACAAGCATCTGGACGTGCCCGAATCCGCACGCGGCCCAGCGATCGATCCGGCAAAGGGTTATCGGTTGCAGGACCTAGGCGATGGCCTCTATATGGTCACTGAAGGCGCCTACCAGTCGATGTTCCTGGTCTACGACAAGGGCGTGGTCGTCGTCGACGCACCGCCGACCTACGCCGCGAAGCTGCCCGCGGCGATCGCGGAAGTCACGAAGAATCCGATTACCCATGTCGTATACAGCCATTCGCACAAGGATCACATCGGCGGAATGCCGACCCTTGGTGGCAAGCCGATCATCATTGCGCAGGAGGAAACCCTGCGGCTGCTCAAGCGCGACAACGATCCGGATCGACCGTTGCCGACGGTGACGTTCAAGGACGCCTACACACTTAACGTGGGTGGGAAGAAGCTGGAGCTGTCCTATCACGGCAACGGACACGAGCCCGGCAACATCTTCATCAGCGCGCCGAAGCAGAAAGTGCTGATGGTCGTGGACGTCGTGTTTCCCGGCTGGATGCCGTGGCGCAGGTTCGCCGTCGCGCAGGACGTGTTCGGATCGATCGCGCAGGTCGACAAGATCGGCTCGATGGAATGGGACACGTTCGTAGGCGGGCACGTCACGCGCACGGGCACGCACGCAGACGTGGCCGTGCAGGCCGAGTTCTATCGGGACCTGAAGGCGGCCGCCGGCAAGGCGCTGTCCACGACGAAGCCGGGCGAGGGAGTGAATCCGCAGGATCTGAACAACCCCTGGGCCGTGTTCGACGACTACATCGACCGCGTCGTCGTGCAGTGTGTCGACACGCTGACGCCGAAATGGCAGTCGCGCCTCGGCGGTTACGACGTCTATATCTGGGACCAGTGCTACTCGATGGAGCAGGCGCTGCGCATCGATTGAGGCCTCATACGTCCGCGCGTGGCGAAGGCTGCCGGCAGACCCGTGCAGTCCGGCAGTGCGCCACGCCGGACGTTCCTCGAGACGGCGCGGTCGCGGTCAACGGCCGGGCGGTTCGCCGCCTGGTTCCAGTACGGCCGCCATCTTCACCAGGTCCGGCACCGATCGCGCATGCATCTTCTGCATCACCCGGCCGCGATGTGCCTTCACCGTGATCTCACTGATGCCCAGGTGTCCGCCGATCTGCTTGTTGAGCAGGCCCGTCACCACCAGCGCCATGACCTCCCGCTCGCGTCGCGTAAGCGATGCATGGGCCTGCTGCAGCGAATGGACCCGTTTCACATCGTCCAGTGACGCAGCGCTTCGCTCGAGCGCTCCGCGGATGCAGTCGAGAAGCTTGTCGTCGTCGATGGGCTTGGTCAGGAATTCGATGGCACCGGCGCGCATGGCGCGCACGGTCATGGGGATGTCGCCATAGCCGGAGATGAAGATGATCGGCATGTCGGCACGGTCGGCGGCGATGAGTGCCTGCAGGTCGAGGCCGTTAATGTCGGGCAGGGTCACGTCCAGCACGAGGCACGACGGGAGAAGCTCCCTCGGGTGCGCGAGGAATTCCCCTGCGCTGGCAAATGTCCTGGGTACCCAGCCGGCGAACCTCACCAGCGATTCGAGCGCCTCCCGAACCGAGATGTCGTCGTCCACGATGAACACGATGGGGGGAGCATCGTTCACGAAAGCCACCTCGTCAGAGTCATGCGCCTCGTACCCGGTTGAATAATCCTTCCTGCGAACCGATGCAACAGCTTTGCTGTTCATCGCCCCTGAATCGCCACTCCCACCGCCTCCAGCAGAACCTCGCCGCCGAATGGCTTGAACAGGCAGTCGACGGCGCCGCGCGCGATGAGCTCACGGCGGATGTCGGCGTCGATCTGCGCGCTCATGAACACGATGGGGATGCGGATGCGGCGGCGGGACAGCTCTTCCTGCAGCGCCGGTCCCGACATGCCGGGCATGTAGACGTCCAGCACGAGGCAGTCCACGCGGCTGGACGCGGCGCTCGCGAGGAAGGCCTCGGCGCTCTCGAACACGTCGGTGTCGTACCCGCCGGTTCGGAGCAGATCAGGGAGGGATTCGCGGACGGACTGGTCATCGTCCACGACCGACACAAGTGGCCGAACGGTCATCAAAGTCCATCCGCGTCGTGCACAAGGCCCCCGCGGGTCTGACCGATCTTCATGCCGGATCCTCCGGAATGCGCTCCTGCGACGAGGATGCACCACTCCGGAGTCGGATTCACATGGTACTTAGGTGTCGGTTTCCGTGGCGGGACGGGCTATTGCGGCTCCCGACCGGCGGTCGATACCTAGGTGTAATCGCCCGAGCCGCCCCTCTGCTGTTAGATCGAAGCTCCCCACGAACCCAGGTGAACGACGTGAACGATCAGGAGAGGAAGCTTCTCTACACCGGCCGTACCCACACGGTAGGCGGCCGCGACGGCGGACACGCGAAGAGTTCCGATGGCGTCCTGGAGGTCGGCTTCTCAACGCCGGGCACCCACGGCACGGGCACCAACCCCGAGCAGCTGCTCGCGGCCGGCTGGTCCGCATGCTTCATCGGAGCGATGGGCATCGCCGCTCGAAAGATGCGGGTCACCTTGCCCCCCGACACGGCGATCGATGCCGAAGTGGACCTCCGGCTGGGCGACGACGGCTATTCGCTGGCCGCGCGGCTCAACATCACGCTGCCCGGGCTGGAGCGCGACGTCGCGCAGGCGCTCGCCGACGCGG
It contains:
- a CDS encoding response regulator transcription factor, whose amino-acid sequence is MNSKAVASVRRKDYSTGYEAHDSDEVAFVNDAPPIVFIVDDDISVREALESLVRFAGWVPRTFASAGEFLAHPRELLPSCLVLDVTLPDINGLDLQALIAADRADMPIIFISGYGDIPMTVRAMRAGAIEFLTKPIDDDKLLDCIRGALERSAASLDDVKRVHSLQQAHASLTRREREVMALVVTGLLNKQIGGHLGISEITVKAHRGRVMQKMHARSVPDLVKMAAVLEPGGEPPGR
- a CDS encoding response regulator transcription factor, which translates into the protein MDDDQSVRESLPDLLRTGGYDTDVFESAEAFLASAASSRVDCLVLDVYMPGMSGPALQEELSRRRIRIPIVFMSAQIDADIRRELIARGAVDCLFKPFGGEVLLEAVGVAIQGR
- a CDS encoding organic hydroperoxide resistance protein; the protein is MNDVNDQERKLLYTGRTHTVGGRDGGHAKSSDGVLEVGFSTPGTHGTGTNPEQLLAAGWSACFIGAMGIAARKMRVTLPPDTAIDAEVDLRLGDDGYSLAARLNITLPGLERDVAQALADAGHETCPYSKALKDSIDVTIHVV